A single Triticum dicoccoides isolate Atlit2015 ecotype Zavitan chromosome 2A, WEW_v2.0, whole genome shotgun sequence DNA region contains:
- the LOC119353106 gene encoding uncharacterized protein LOC119353106 isoform X3: MACTGRYSPSRWWPSSSTPIHICLGFYGRPAQSPTDSFSKQYNGHSRSASDLPSPPHGECPAPYHAHTVLSPMDASGLCSITGQHQRCEQKKGLVIGHPSFFIEVAIVHLRRGHPAIFQKSFRKKCKRKMEQESQASSPLSTSWLLVLKAQAATATISKLLLLTIMS, translated from the exons ATGGCCTGCACCGGCCGCTACAGCCCATCGAGGTGGTGGCCGTCTTCCTCGACCCCGATCCACATCTGCCTGGGCTTCTATGGCCGACCTGCCCAATCGCCGACGGATTCCTTCTCCAAACAGTACAATGGCCACTCCCGCTCTGCCTCCGACCTCCCTTCTCCCCCACACGGCGAATGTCCTGCTCCCTACCACGCCCATACCGTTCTTTCTCCCATGGATGCATCTGGTCTCTGTTCAATTACAGGTCAGCACCAGCGCTGCGAACAAAAAAAG ggccttgtgatagggcatccaTCTTTTTTCATCGAGGTCGCCATCGTCCATCTGCGTCGAGGCCACCCTGCCATT TTTCAGAAATCCTTCAGGAAAAAATGCAAAAGAAAAATGGAGCAGGAGTCGCAGGCCTCAAGCCCTCTCTCCACTTCGTGGCTTCTTGTTCTCAAAGCACAAGCTGCTACTGCTACTATTAGTAAACTGCTTCTGCTCACTATAATGAGCTGA
- the LOC119353106 gene encoding uncharacterized protein LOC119353106 isoform X2 has translation MACTGRYSPSRWWPSSSTPIHICLGFYGRPAQSPTDSFSKQYNGHSRSASDLPSPPHGECPAPYHAHTVLSPMDASGLCSITGQHQRCEQKKGLVIGHPSFFIEVAIVHLRRGHPAIVKFCSQRCLLLFSEILQEKMQKKNGAGVAGLKPSLHFVASCSQSTSCYCYY, from the exons ATGGCCTGCACCGGCCGCTACAGCCCATCGAGGTGGTGGCCGTCTTCCTCGACCCCGATCCACATCTGCCTGGGCTTCTATGGCCGACCTGCCCAATCGCCGACGGATTCCTTCTCCAAACAGTACAATGGCCACTCCCGCTCTGCCTCCGACCTCCCTTCTCCCCCACACGGCGAATGTCCTGCTCCCTACCACGCCCATACCGTTCTTTCTCCCATGGATGCATCTGGTCTCTGTTCAATTACAGGTCAGCACCAGCGCTGCGAACAAAAAAAG ggccttgtgatagggcatccaTCTTTTTTCATCGAGGTCGCCATCGTCCATCTGCGTCGAGGCCACCCTGCCATTGTAAAATTCTGCTCTCAAAGGTGTCTGTTATTGT TTTCAGAAATCCTTCAGGAAAAAATGCAAAAGAAAAATGGAGCAGGAGTCGCAGGCCTCAAGCCCTCTCTCCACTTCGTGGCTTCTTGTTCTCAAAGCACAAGCTGCTACTGCTACTATTAG
- the LOC119353109 gene encoding uncharacterized protein LOC119353109: MSDHIDLNAAAVPQTLASAKRGRGRPRKNPPTPAPAPAPAPSNATPTPPAAPDPAAPAPALAGSGPSAAFAPKDLVWGKKLSHPSWPGEVLSVASGGTQLLVSFFGEKALAWCDAAQLRPYEAYFTVGELYDGEADDFDAAVDASLDEFSSRVQAALTAADAPASLRRPFVPLDFLASLQDLAADRMGFSNRVQAAITKAHLRAFDEFRALPDPPVYTLELGIANADALAAPSPMDRGRRSAREVNCDSSATPPSRGGRKRKEEVQEADSDEDWDPRKKGASDSDTDVDIGRRRARRGRGSSSAAPRSGGTGRPRGRPRKTDSAAKPSQPAKVKDEEVEEKIEYPSAAELLLQLTSVASDPFNFKGYDSVDVIFSFFSKHKDSKAPSELNDKELLEIFGGKKGRKKSVGSFTKAKHEIEAEQLELETVDGQRGRRKSAGGIYSARKAEDSYWCDIIISDFDDGDTSSDYEGRKRKRVSQNRNGNKKTKQEVAPQDEASTDLPDKKPADGPAALILYFGSAESIPSVDRINNVFRAHGTIIEGQTEITKKSKTAKVVFSNHADAEQAYSTSGKYNAFGPALLTYEIKYLPSVPQIP, from the coding sequence ATGTCCGACCAcatcgacctcaacgccgccgccgtcccccaaaccctagcctccgCCAAGCGCGGCCGCGGCCGCCCCCGCAAGAACCCCCCGACCCCAGCCCCCGCCCCTGCCCCGGCCCCCAGCAACGCCACCCCCACGCCCCCCGcggcgccggatccggccgccccAGCCCCTGCCCTAGCCGGGTCGGGCCCCTCGGCCGCCTTCGCCCCCAAGGACCTGGTCTGGGGCAAGAAGCTCTCCCACCCGTCCTGGCCAGGGGAGGTCCTCTCCGTCGCCTCCGGCGGCACCCAGCTCCTCGTCTCCTTCTTCGGCGAGAAGGCCCTCGCCTGGTGCGACGCGGCCCAGCTCAGGCCCTACGAGGCCTACTTCACCGTGGGGGAGCTCTACGACGGCGAGGCCGACGACTTCGACGCCGCCGTCGACGCCTCCCTCGACGAGTTCTCCAGCCGCGTCCAGGCCGCCCTCACCGCCGCCGACGCCCCCGCCTCCCTCAGGCGCCCCTTCGTTCCGCTGGATTTCCTCGCCTCGCTCCAGGATTTGGCCGCCGACCGCATGGGCTTCAGCAACCGGGTGCAGGCCGCCATCACCAAGGCGCATCTCAGGGCCTTTGATGAGTTCAGGGCTCTGCCTGACCCCCCTGTGTACACCTTGGAGCTCGGTATAGCGAATGCTGATGCTTTGGCTGCTCCTTCCCCCATGGATCGGGGCAGGAGGAGCGCAAGGGAGGTTAACTGCGATTCCTCGGCGACCCCGCCGTCCCGGGgggggaggaagaggaaggaggaggtCCAGGAGGCCGATTCCGATGAGGACTGGGACCCGCGCAAGAAGGGTGCCAGTGACTCTGATACTGATGTGGACATTGGGCGTAGGAGGGCCCGGAGGGGCAGGGGTAGCAGTAGCGCCGCACCACGCAGTGGCGGAACCGGGAGGCCACGTGGGAGGCCTAGGAAAACGGATTCTGCTGCGAAGCCCTCACAGCCTGCAAAGGTGAAGGATGAGGAGGTGGAAGAGAAAATAGAGTATCCATCGGCCGCCGAATTGTTGCTTCAGCTTACATCAGTTGCTTCCGATCCGTTCAATTTCAAGGGTTATGATTCTGTGGATGTGATCTTTAGCTTCTTCTCAAAACACAAGGACTCGAAAGCGCCGAGCGAGTTGAATGATAAAGAGCTGTTGGAGATATTTGGTGGTAAGAAAGGAAGGAAAAAGTCCGTTGGAAGTTTTACCAAGGCGAAACATGAGATTGAGGCAGAACAATTGGAGTTGGAGACAGTGGATGGCCAGAGGGGCAGGAGGAAATCCGCGGGGGGCATCTACTCGGCTCGAAAGGCGGAAGATTCTTACTGGTGTGACATTATCATCAGCGATTTCGATGATGGAGATACATCAAGTGATTATGAAGGCCGCAAAAGGAAGCGGGTGTCTCAGAATAGGAATGGCAATAAGAAGACGAAGCAGGAAGTGGCACCTCAAGATGAGGCTTCtactgatcttccagataagaaacCAGCAGATGGTCCAGCAGCTTTGATTTTATACTTTGGTAGTGCAGAATCCATTCCTTCAGTGGATCGTATCAACAATGTGTTCCGTGCTCATGGAACGATCATCGAGGGTCAAACTGAGATCACCAAGAAATCAAAGACTGCAAAAGTAGTATTCTCTAACCATGCTGATGCGGAACAAGCCTATAGCACTTCAGGAAAGTACAATGCTTTTGGTCCAGCACTTCTCACATATGAAATTAAATACCTGCCATCTGTTCCTCAAATTCCTTAG
- the LOC119358864 gene encoding protein PARTING DANCERS homolog isoform X1 produces MMSTAWRDKQEHHLINFIGAFLAANLYRLNFLSISPDFIFNNGGLSVAFIFETSWDCGNAAAVFSRVNALKRQFKNLYVVVSVPTVEQIESFNQSYFKYGMELGSPTFVSVNDPEMGFEMMLKIAHARGVCKQQDISSTMRNEQEQAVQCMDAYVRVLTSIPGIDDHDANMLAQAIGSIEAIAKASESSILENTDLSRDKAETIVRFFRDPQFYLSPKIN; encoded by the exons ATGATGAGCACCGCGTGGAGAGACAAGCAGGAACACCACCTTATCAACTTCATTGGCGCGTTCCTGGCCGCCAACTTGTATCGCCTAAACTTCCTGTCGATATCTCCT GACTTCATCTTCAACAATGGGGGGCTATCAGTTGCTTTCATCTTTGAGACGAGCTGGGATTGTGGGAATGCAGCTGCTGTTTTTAGCAG GGTGAATGCATTGAAGAGGCAGTTCAAAAATCTCTATGTCGTTGTCTCTGTTCCCACGGTGGAGCAAATCGAATCGTTTAATCAGTCTTATTTCAA GTATGGCATGGAGCTTGGCTCCCCTACATTTGTGTCTGTTAACGATCCAGAGATGGGATTTGAGATGATGCTCAAGATTGCTCATGCCCGTGGAG TATGCAAGCAGCAGGACATTAGCTCAACAATGAGGAATGAG CAGGAGCAAGCAGTTCAGTGCATGGATGCCTATGTACGAGTGCTCACCTCTATTCCTGGTATTGATGATCACGATGCCAATATG CTTGCCCAAGCTATTGGctccattgaagcaattgcaaaagCATCCGAGAGTTCTATCCTAGAAAACACTGACCTCTCCAGGGATAAGGCAGAGACAATtgtcaggttcttcagggatccgcAGTTCTACTTAAGCCCTAAAATCAACTAA
- the LOC119358864 gene encoding protein PARTING DANCERS homolog isoform X2, which yields MERCASRTSARPPHPQPAPAPAPTPGRGICMMSTAWRDKQEHHLINFIGAFLAANLYRLNFLSISPDFIFNNGGLSVAFIFETSWDCGNAAAVFSRVNALKRQFKNLYVVVSVPTVEQIESFNQSYFKYGMELGSPTFVSVNDPEMGFEMMLKIAHARGVCKQQDISSTMRNEQEQAVQCMDAYVRVLTSIPGIDDHDANMLAQAIGSIEAIAKASESSILENTDLSRDKAETIVRFFRDPQFYLSPKIN from the exons ATGGAGCGCTGCGCCAGCCGGACCTCCGCCCGGCCGCCACATCCCCAGCCCGCTCCCGCCCCAGCCCCAACCCCAG GCCGTGGAATATGCATGATGAGCACCGCGTGGAGAGACAAGCAGGAACACCACCTTATCAACTTCATTGGCGCGTTCCTGGCCGCCAACTTGTATCGCCTAAACTTCCTGTCGATATCTCCT GACTTCATCTTCAACAATGGGGGGCTATCAGTTGCTTTCATCTTTGAGACGAGCTGGGATTGTGGGAATGCAGCTGCTGTTTTTAGCAG GGTGAATGCATTGAAGAGGCAGTTCAAAAATCTCTATGTCGTTGTCTCTGTTCCCACGGTGGAGCAAATCGAATCGTTTAATCAGTCTTATTTCAA GTATGGCATGGAGCTTGGCTCCCCTACATTTGTGTCTGTTAACGATCCAGAGATGGGATTTGAGATGATGCTCAAGATTGCTCATGCCCGTGGAG TATGCAAGCAGCAGGACATTAGCTCAACAATGAGGAATGAG CAGGAGCAAGCAGTTCAGTGCATGGATGCCTATGTACGAGTGCTCACCTCTATTCCTGGTATTGATGATCACGATGCCAATATG CTTGCCCAAGCTATTGGctccattgaagcaattgcaaaagCATCCGAGAGTTCTATCCTAGAAAACACTGACCTCTCCAGGGATAAGGCAGAGACAATtgtcaggttcttcagggatccgcAGTTCTACTTAAGCCCTAAAATCAACTAA
- the LOC119353106 gene encoding uncharacterized protein LOC119353106 isoform X1: MACTGRYSPSRWWPSSSTPIHICLGFYGRPAQSPTDSFSKQYNGHSRSASDLPSPPHGECPAPYHAHTVLSPMDASGLCSITGQHQRCEQKKGLVIGHPSFFIEVAIVHLRRGHPAIVKFCSQRCLLLCSFRNPSGKNAKEKWSRSRRPQALSPLRGFLFSKHKLLLLLLVNCFCSL, from the exons ATGGCCTGCACCGGCCGCTACAGCCCATCGAGGTGGTGGCCGTCTTCCTCGACCCCGATCCACATCTGCCTGGGCTTCTATGGCCGACCTGCCCAATCGCCGACGGATTCCTTCTCCAAACAGTACAATGGCCACTCCCGCTCTGCCTCCGACCTCCCTTCTCCCCCACACGGCGAATGTCCTGCTCCCTACCACGCCCATACCGTTCTTTCTCCCATGGATGCATCTGGTCTCTGTTCAATTACAGGTCAGCACCAGCGCTGCGAACAAAAAAAG ggccttgtgatagggcatccaTCTTTTTTCATCGAGGTCGCCATCGTCCATCTGCGTCGAGGCCACCCTGCCATTGTAAAATTCTGCTCTCAAAGGTGTCTGTTATTGTGTAG TTTCAGAAATCCTTCAGGAAAAAATGCAAAAGAAAAATGGAGCAGGAGTCGCAGGCCTCAAGCCCTCTCTCCACTTCGTGGCTTCTTGTTCTCAAAGCACAAGCTGCTACTGCTACTATTAGTAAACTGCTTCTGCTCACTATAA